A window of the Streptomyces sp. Ag109_O5-10 genome harbors these coding sequences:
- a CDS encoding DUF3830 family protein has protein sequence MTERFIEVSLVSRGVAARARLLDDRAPVTCAAVWAALPLSGDVYHAKYARNEIYALFPPFTPTEPPLENPTVTPIPGDLCYFSFAGSELATKAYGYDREPPPGTTVVDLALFYERNNLLLNGDVGWVPGTVWAEVVEGLPALAEACNDLWRNGAAGEQLAFRAL, from the coding sequence ATGACCGAACGATTCATCGAAGTCTCGCTGGTCAGCCGCGGTGTCGCCGCCAGGGCCAGGCTCCTGGACGACCGCGCTCCCGTCACCTGCGCCGCGGTCTGGGCGGCCCTGCCGCTGTCCGGCGACGTCTACCACGCCAAGTACGCCCGCAACGAGATCTACGCGCTTTTCCCGCCGTTCACGCCGACGGAACCGCCCCTGGAGAACCCGACGGTCACACCGATCCCCGGCGACCTCTGTTATTTCTCCTTCGCCGGCTCGGAACTGGCCACGAAGGCCTACGGCTACGACCGCGAGCCACCCCCCGGCACCACGGTCGTCGACCTGGCCCTCTTCTACGAACGCAACAACCTCCTGCTCAACGGCGACGTGGGCTGGGTCCCAGGCACCGTCTGGGCCGAGGTGGTGGAAGGCCTGCCGGCCCTCGCCGAGGCCTGCAACGACCTGTGGCGCAACGGCGCGGCGGGAGAACAACTGGCGTTCCGGGCGCTCTGA
- the ehuB gene encoding ectoine/hydroxyectoine ABC transporter substrate-binding protein EhuB, producing MAPPLRNESDTSGHESRQSRRAVLAGAAAVGALGALGAAGCTRVATAAGTDGGDLLQRLRAQGVVRLGIAGEIPFGYIDKDGHLTGEAPELAKAVFKRLGVDRVQPVPTEFGSLIPGLNSQQFDVVAAGMYVNPERCQQVIFADPDYQMLDSFIVRKGNPKGLHDYKDVVRKKAKFATGTGYAEIQYAVEAGYKESDILIVPDQVAGLNAVEAGRVDVFAGTALTTRSVVKKSAKAEATKAFAPLVDGKPHVDGGAFAFRSAETKLRDAFNVELHKLKKSGELFRILRPFGFTEAEMTDLTAKELCGGGKSG from the coding sequence ATGGCTCCACCTCTCCGGAACGAATCAGACACATCAGGGCACGAATCCAGACAGAGTCGGCGGGCCGTGCTCGCGGGTGCCGCCGCGGTCGGCGCACTCGGCGCACTCGGCGCCGCCGGCTGCACGCGCGTCGCCACCGCGGCCGGCACCGACGGGGGTGACCTGCTGCAACGGCTGCGTGCCCAGGGTGTCGTTCGGCTCGGCATCGCCGGTGAGATCCCCTTCGGGTACATCGACAAGGACGGGCACCTGACCGGTGAGGCGCCGGAGCTGGCGAAGGCGGTCTTCAAGCGGCTCGGGGTGGACAGGGTCCAGCCGGTGCCGACCGAGTTCGGTTCGCTGATACCCGGGCTGAACTCGCAGCAGTTCGACGTCGTGGCCGCCGGGATGTACGTCAACCCTGAGCGCTGCCAGCAGGTGATCTTCGCCGATCCCGACTACCAGATGCTCGACTCGTTCATCGTGCGCAAAGGCAACCCCAAGGGGCTGCACGACTACAAGGACGTGGTCCGGAAGAAGGCGAAGTTCGCCACCGGGACGGGCTACGCCGAGATCCAGTACGCGGTCGAGGCCGGGTACAAGGAGAGCGACATCCTGATCGTTCCCGACCAGGTCGCCGGGCTGAACGCCGTGGAGGCGGGACGCGTCGACGTCTTCGCCGGTACGGCGCTCACCACGCGTTCCGTCGTCAAGAAGTCCGCCAAGGCGGAGGCGACCAAGGCCTTCGCGCCGCTGGTGGACGGGAAACCGCACGTGGACGGGGGCGCGTTCGCGTTCCGGTCGGCGGAGACGAAGCTGCGGGACGCCTTCAACGTGGAGCTGCACAAGCTGAAGAAGAGCGGCGAACTGTTCCGGATCCTGCGCCCGTTCGGCTTCACCGAGGCCGAGATGACCGACCTGACGGCGAAGGAGCTGTGCGGGGGAGGGAAGAGCGGATGA